The following proteins are co-located in the Methylomonas sp. 11b genome:
- a CDS encoding phage protease, which produces MSKLLPHIAACLFSLSPSDDGAMQLFPAGTFDASRGALRGKGPWKIDADIAGRVIAAVSKRKSDICIDYEHQSILTAKNGQPVIAAGWISPQSLEWREPPAAYPGLFAVSPKLTAVASAHIARDEIRYVSPVFTYDPKTGEVLDIINVALTNNPAIDGMQAVTVAAASMLAADLSNTPTENPMELDELLERLRYLFNLPTLAATNDIIAELDKAKSLLAAQPAATSLLDLLDSTKAEVAALSAQLADASAEPDPTLYVPIAVVTELRGKLAALSSDSVELQVAKLIEQGELAGKILGDAEKAWATSLGKKDLAALSAYLDSATGIAALSGMQTEKTDVPKTEVAVLSAEQKQVCKNMGLSEAAYLESLQEIQ; this is translated from the coding sequence ATGAGCAAATTACTCCCCCATATCGCCGCCTGTTTGTTTTCGCTGTCGCCATCCGATGATGGCGCTATGCAGTTATTTCCGGCGGGCACGTTCGACGCCTCGCGCGGGGCTTTGCGCGGCAAAGGACCTTGGAAGATTGACGCCGACATTGCCGGGCGAGTCATTGCTGCCGTGTCCAAGCGTAAAAGCGACATCTGCATCGATTACGAGCATCAATCCATTTTGACCGCGAAAAACGGTCAGCCAGTCATCGCGGCTGGCTGGATTAGTCCGCAGTCATTGGAATGGCGCGAGCCGCCGGCAGCGTATCCGGGCTTGTTTGCCGTTAGCCCCAAATTAACCGCTGTCGCTTCTGCGCATATTGCCCGTGACGAGATTCGCTATGTGTCGCCGGTATTTACTTACGACCCCAAAACCGGGGAAGTGCTGGACATCATTAATGTCGCCTTGACCAACAACCCCGCTATCGATGGCATGCAAGCTGTGACTGTTGCCGCTGCATCCATGCTGGCTGCCGATTTATCAAACACTCCCACGGAGAACCCCATGGAACTAGACGAACTATTGGAGCGCCTGCGCTACCTGTTCAACTTGCCCACGCTTGCAGCGACCAATGACATTATCGCGGAGCTGGACAAAGCCAAATCACTACTGGCCGCGCAGCCAGCCGCTACCAGTCTGCTCGATCTGTTGGATTCCACCAAAGCGGAAGTGGCCGCGCTATCTGCCCAGTTGGCGGATGCCTCAGCCGAGCCAGATCCGACTTTATACGTTCCGATTGCCGTAGTGACCGAGTTACGCGGCAAGTTGGCGGCGTTGTCCAGCGACTCTGTTGAGTTGCAAGTGGCTAAGTTGATCGAACAAGGTGAGTTGGCAGGCAAGATCCTCGGCGATGCCGAAAAGGCCTGGGCAACGTCACTGGGTAAAAAAGATTTGGCGGCGCTATCGGCTTATCTGGACAGCGCGACCGGTATTGCGGCTCTGTCGGGCATGCAAACCGAAAAAACAGATGTGCCTAAAACCGAGGTGGCCGTGCTGAGCGCTGAGCAAAAGCAGGTCTGTAAAAACATGGGCCTAAGCGAAGCCGCTTATCTTGAATCATTACAGGAGATCCAATAA
- a CDS encoding Mor transcription activator family protein, with amino-acid sequence MITAADILSDLEAYTFRRVLAAGHPEKTALACSRALFDCLFLNFRKQYMYVPTTDKAAQKTRYEEIWNAFTGHNHAELSMRYRLSVPQIYSITKLMRANNIRQRQHDLFPLPDEEADKPLTLVVLEDYLPADLERAGLPLELAIQVASEVAIHLCATYPGISVRMTESLWQKRQQPGNDDLFGSDEAEAI; translated from the coding sequence ATGATTACTGCGGCGGACATTCTAAGTGATCTGGAGGCCTACACCTTTCGCCGGGTGTTGGCCGCCGGTCATCCGGAGAAAACCGCTTTGGCCTGTTCGCGGGCCTTGTTCGACTGCTTGTTTCTTAACTTCCGCAAGCAGTACATGTACGTGCCCACGACAGACAAAGCCGCGCAGAAAACCCGCTACGAAGAGATCTGGAACGCGTTCACTGGGCACAACCACGCCGAGCTGAGTATGCGGTACCGGCTCAGCGTGCCACAGATCTACAGCATTACGAAATTGATGCGGGCCAATAACATCCGTCAACGCCAGCACGACCTGTTCCCGCTGCCGGACGAAGAGGCCGACAAGCCGTTAACGCTGGTGGTACTTGAGGACTACCTGCCCGCCGATCTGGAACGCGCCGGCCTGCCGCTGGAGCTTGCCATCCAGGTTGCAAGTGAAGTGGCCATCCACCTATGCGCCACTTATCCGGGCATTTCGGTACGCATGACCGAATCGCTGTGGCAAAAACGCCAGCAACCGGGCAATGATGATTTGTTTGGCTCGGACGAAGCTGAAGCGATTTAA
- a CDS encoding regulatory protein GemA, translating into MQHSNRTQQFDRKHFYTLLAVGKAELGFDDEFYYGIFLPTHGATLKDGRYSATTMSNTQLFTALEDMRTKGFKPKHKSGNGNGKQSRALADDGQSRKIRALWLELHTAGKVRNPDESALCAYVKRQTGVEALQWLSSDQASKLIESLKKWLSRPAK; encoded by the coding sequence ATGCAACACAGCAACCGTACCCAACAATTTGACCGCAAACACTTTTACACCTTGCTGGCCGTCGGCAAGGCCGAGCTGGGCTTTGATGACGAGTTTTATTACGGCATTTTCCTGCCCACCCATGGCGCCACGCTGAAGGATGGCCGCTATTCAGCGACCACCATGAGCAATACACAGTTGTTTACCGCCCTCGAGGACATGCGCACCAAGGGCTTTAAACCTAAGCATAAAAGCGGTAACGGTAATGGCAAGCAAAGCCGCGCCCTAGCAGACGACGGCCAAAGCCGGAAGATCCGCGCCTTGTGGCTGGAGCTGCATACGGCTGGCAAGGTGCGCAATCCGGATGAATCGGCGCTGTGTGCTTATGTCAAACGCCAAACCGGCGTAGAGGCGTTGCAATGGTTGTCTAGCGATCAGGCCAGCAAGCTGATCGAGTCGTTGAAAAAGTGGCTATCCAGGCCGGCAAAATGA